ACTTACAGTTGGTGCCATGATGGGCAGACTTTCCGGTACCGTAAATGCGCCCTGCGACGCGGGAAGCGTTACAATTACGGTAAAAGACAACGGCGGAACACCCGATTATGCAGATGATGACAGTTAGAAACCCATGTAGGAATCCTTCACGATGGGCGGGTTGTGCCCTGCTGTCTGGATTACCAGGGGCAAATCACCCTGGGAAACATCCAAGAACAGTCCCTGACCGAGATATTAAAAAGCCCCCTCGCCCAAAATCTGCGAGAAGGCTTTCAAAAGCACGAACTGCGCCACCCGTTGTGCCAAAACTGCTCTTTTTGTAGGCGTTTCAAGTGAAAAACGCCTAGAAAGTCACCAAAAAAAGCACCAGACCCGAGAAAACGGCAATGAAGTTCGCAAGAAATGTGTTTGTTGTCAGGTTCTTGAGCATGACTCAATTTTAGAAAGAATATTCCATTTTTCAATGTAACAGAAATCACATTGCGATTTTCATCACATTTGTCAAAATGAAATTATATTTACAATAGTTATGAACGAGACCCTGTTTATCCATTCGCCCATTACCTTGGTGCTCTCCCTGGTCGCAATTATCCTTGCCGCCTCGTATTCCACCATGATGGGGCAAAAAATCAAAGTTTCGTCTCTTCCCTTTGCCGTCCGCTACCTGGTAATCACCATCATCGCCTGGAACATACTTGCCTTTGTAGGCACGCTGTTCTTTAGCGGGAACCACCCCGGTCTCGGCGGACAAATCGTATTTGGGCTACAGGCCATGATTTGGATACAGGCGGGCAATACCATCTACAAGGTGGCCCTATTGAACCTCCATTCAAAATCCAACCTTCTCTGGAATATTTTCAATATTTTCGGCGTCGTTTTGGCAGCCGTTTCAACAGCAATTTTATGCCTGCACCCAGCCCTCATTACCGACTTTTCGCTGTTCGGGCATCAAATATTCGCCCACCGGCCGAACTTCGTTCTCTTCAGCATCTTCTTTTTCATCTTCGTTTTCCCGGAACTGTTCCGCAGCATCTTTGTGTTGCTGCGGAATGCCCTGCGCACCAGCGACCAGGCCCAAAGCCAAATCAGCATCTACATGACGGGCGCCCTCGCCTTCTTCGTCATCATCCCTTTGCTCTTCGACTTTTTTATTCCCTTCATCCAGCGCGGACAAACTAGCCACTTTATGCTGTGGTACCAGTTCTCGTACCTATTCCTGACCATTATCTGCGGGCAATACTACACCTCCATATCTTTCAGGAACAAGAGTGCCTCTTGGTTCTTGGACAAGTTGAGGAAAGACGTGGGCGACTGTTACTTTTCCTTTGACAACGAAGGGAACATCATCACGGCAAACCCTGCGGCTGAAACCCTTTTCCGCATGACCGAAACCGACATGCAAAAGAAGAAAATCCAAGATCTGCTGCCCGGGCTGGATATCAAACACGAAGGCAGCAAGAGTAATGTCAATGTCAAGATTTTGAACGAGCAGCACTCCTTCAACGTGAGCATCTACCGTATTCAAAAGTCCTTGACTACCTTCACCAACGTGCTTCTGCTTAGCGACCAGAGCAACTCCCTGCTATACAAGCAACGTATCGAATCCCTGAACGCCCAGTTCGCCGAATACAAACAGGACTTGCTGCGTTACCAGGACCGTCTGGACAGTTCCCAGAAAAAATCCAACGAAAACGAATCGTTCCTCAACACCCTCATCAACGCGCTCCCCTTCCAATTCTGGGCCAAGAACGAGCACGGCGTCTATATGGCGCAAAACCAGCGGGACTTGCAAAAGCGGGGCAACCTGTTCCATACCACAGACGACGCCGAAAGCATTTCAAGCTACGAACTGGAGGCCCGGGAAAAGGGCAACCCCAACAGCCACACCAGCTATGAACTTCTGGACGGCGAAGAAATTTCCGAAGACGAAGCCAACGTGCAAATCAACTCCGGAAAATTTGTGTCCATATTCGAGAACATGTTTATCCCCATCCTTTCCAAGCATTCGCCCTACAAGGTCATCGGTATCAAGATAGACATGACCGACCAAAAGCGCGTAGAAAGGGAAAGGAACATTCTCCAGGAACAAAAGAACATCCATTCCAGGCTCGAAGAACTGGGCACCCTTTGCGGAGCCTTCGCCCACGACTACAACAACATCCTGGGATCCCAAATCGGATTCTGCCAGCTGGCATCGGAAATGCTTGGCGCCATCCAGTCCGAAGAAGTAGACGACGGCATCAAGAAAAAGGTGCTCACCGCCGGAAACTTCGTGGCAGAAGCCACCAAGGCCGCCCAGCGGGGGAAAGTCTCGCTAGAAGAACTGCTGAACACCATACGCGGCCAGGCCAAGAGTTCCGGCGACGTCATCGTTTTCGCCCCTTACATGATTATCGACGACGTGAAGAAAAAGCTTTCCCTGACCCTTCCGCCGAACATTTCCATCAGTTCCAGCAAGATGGACAAGTCCATCCGCATTTCGGGAATCCCCGCCGCCCTGGACCGCATTATCAGCAACCTTTCCAACAACGCTCTCTTCGCCATGAAGGAGATGGGCGGAACCCTGACCTTCGGGCTAGAAAAAGAATCCTTGGCACAGCAGCTGATTACGCCCTACGCTCCGCCTATCCCACCCGGAAATTACGCCAAGTTTACCATAGCGGACACCGGTACCGGCATGGATTCCAACACGCTGGAACGAATTTTCTCGCCCTTCTTTACCACCAAGGCTCCTGGCGAGGGTCTGGGCCTGGGCCTTTCTTCGGCGCTTCGCCTGCTAAAAGAGGGAAATGCCTATCTAACCGTGCAGACAAGGCTTGGCGAAGGAACTATTTTTAATCTATATTGGTCACTGTATAACGAATCTCAAGGGGAACAAAATGTCCACAGTTCTAATTATTGATGACGACACCCAGTTCAATCTGATGCTCAAGTCCGCATTGGAAATCAAGGGTTACGAAGTGGAAACCGCCGCCAACGGAAAAGAAGGCAAGGCTCTCTACCAGAACAAGAAATACGATGTCATCATTACCGACATCATCATGCCCGACGTAGACGGCTACGAAGTCATTTTGGACTTACGCCGCATGGGCATGAGCGACCGGACCATCGCCGTGAGCGGTGGCGGACGCACTGCCGCCGATGACTACCTGGTGACCGCCCAGCATTTTGATGTTGCCGCCACCTTCAACAAACCCATAGACTTGCAGGCCCTCCGCGACAAGGTGGACGAAATCATCAAGAGCCACAGCTAATCCATGAATATTCTGATCGCCGATTTAGACGATTCCTTTATCAGCGACATCCGGCGTTCCTGGTCCTTAAAGGACACGGAACTTATCCTCTGCAGCGACAGGGAATCCCTAATGCCTCTCGTCAAGAAGGACTCTATAGACCTTGCGTTTATAGAGGTTCCCCTTTTGACCCATTCCAACATGGACATGGTCAGCTTCTTGAAGGAGAAGAACCCCGGCATCGAGATCTTTGTGCTCTGCGACAGCAAGAACTGGCCGGGCGCCACCAGCGCCATAGCGAGAGGCGCCAACAGTTTCTTGATGAAACCCGCCACCGTGGAGCAGCTGGAAGACATCGCCAAGAAAATCCAGGCGCAACAGCAGAACAACTCCACCCACCAGCTCATGGAATCCCAGGTTTTGGACAGCCTCCTGGGAGACACCCCCGAGATGCGGAAAATCCTCAAGACGGTTTACAAGATTGCCCCCACCACGAGTACCGTCCTGATTACCGGCGAATCCGGGTCGGGCAAGGAGTTTTTGGCCAACGTCATCCACCGCTACAGCAAGCGGGCTAGTTCCCCCTTCGTGGCGGTAAACTGCGGCGCTATTCCCGAAAACCTGATCGAAAGCGAACTCTTCGGAAGCAAGAAGGGCTCCTACACGGGTTCTACCGCCGACAAGAAAGGCCTTTTTGAATCCGCCAACGGCGGCACGCTGTTCCTGGACGAAGTGGGCGAGCTCTCCCCCGCTACCCAGGTCAAGCTTTTGCGCTTTTTACAGAGCCGCGAAATCCGTCGCGTCGGTGAAACCGAGGCCCGCTACCTGGACGTGCGCATCGTGGCGGCCACCAACCGTGACCTTCAGCAGGCCATGGAACAGGGCAACTTCCGCGAAGACCTGTACTACAGGCTGAACACCTTCCACCTGCACCTGCCGCCCCTCAGGGAACGGCGTGTGGTAATACCGACGCTGGTACGTTACTTTGTCTTAAAGAACCAGGAAGCTACCGGCAAAGAGATTAAAGAATTGGAGCCGGCGGCGCAGTACGCCCTTTCCAAGTACGCCTATCCCGGAAACATCCGCGAGCTGGAAAATATCGTGGAGCACGCCATTGTGCTTTCCGAAGACGGTGTGATCAGGCTCGAGGACTTGCCCGAAAGCGTGCAAGAAGAAGCTCGCGAAAAGACGCTGGCCATCGCCCACCAGAAAAGCGAAGCGAAGGAAGTGGCCGCCATCCCGTTGCAGCCTTCGAACACCTCGCCCAAGCAAGAGTCGGGTCGCAACAAGGGCGAAAGCGACGAAGACGAAAGCGAAATCCTTTCCCTCGAAGAGATGGAACGCAGGCACATATTGCACGCCCTGAGCGTCTGCAAGAACAACAAGACCGAAGTCTGCAAGCGACTGGGCATCAGCCGCGCCACCCTGTGGCGCAAACTCAAAGAACTGCAGATTGCGGTAGAAGACTAGGCTTCCACCAGTGTTGCCACCAGGGAACTTTCCTTAGAGAGTCCTGCACCGGGGAAATCTACGCCCTGGGAGCGTTTCCAGGCCGTGCATGCCTTGGAACATACGCTACGGACCGCCGAAAGGACATCTGCCGAAAATTTATCCAGCGCAAATTCGCTGTAGTTGGAACTCACCATAAAAAATCCGCCGGCCTTCAAGAGCCCCGCGCACTGGGACACCAGAGGTAGCAGGTGTTCCCGCACGTTGAAGTTACCGCCCTTGAACCGGGCAAAGCTGGGCGGATCCAGCACGATTCCGTCGAACTTGAGTCCCTTTTTCAGGGCCCAAGGGACATACTCCAGGGCAGATCCCCTGAAAAATTCTCCAGGGCGCAGGTCCAGGCCGTTCAAGGCATAGTTCTCGCGGCCCTTGTCCAGAATTTTACCGCTGATGTCGGCGTTGGTGGCGACTTCGGCGCCACCTAGGCGGGCGTGAACCGAAAAGGAACAGGTGTAGCTGAACAAGTTCAAGAATCGCAGAGCTCGGCCAGAACCTTCGGCGGTGCCATCGCTACCGGACGCGCCTTCCGAAGACATTTGGCCGAACCGCTCACAAACTTCCAGGCGTACATCCCGCATGTCCAGGAACAGCCCCGGATTCACCGTGTCTAAGAGGTCCACGTGAAAGCGGGCCTTGCCTTCGCGGACAGTCCCGCGGGCAAGTTCCGCCGAACCCGC
The sequence above is drawn from the Fibrobacter sp. genome and encodes:
- a CDS encoding class I SAM-dependent rRNA methyltransferase, whose protein sequence is MAGLTDIFRIAADKRSSLLEVTDACRLFNGVGDGIPGVTLDRFGDRYQLQFFSADAVKNYEQINKSVLDLFQPEFLVAKFRTDPSGRSLEHPRMDVVAGSAELARGTVREGKARFHVDLLDTVNPGLFLDMRDVRLEVCERFGQMSSEGASGSDGTAEGSGRALRFLNLFSYTCSFSVHARLGGAEVATNADISGKILDKGRENYALNGLDLRPGEFFRGSALEYVPWALKKGLKFDGIVLDPPSFARFKGGNFNVREHLLPLVSQCAGLLKAGGFFMVSSNYSEFALDKFSADVLSAVRSVCSKACTAWKRSQGVDFPGAGLSKESSLVATLVEA
- a CDS encoding response regulator, with amino-acid sequence MSTVLIIDDDTQFNLMLKSALEIKGYEVETAANGKEGKALYQNKKYDVIITDIIMPDVDGYEVILDLRRMGMSDRTIAVSGGGRTAADDYLVTAQHFDVAATFNKPIDLQALRDKVDEIIKSHS
- a CDS encoding sigma-54-dependent Fis family transcriptional regulator, yielding MNILIADLDDSFISDIRRSWSLKDTELILCSDRESLMPLVKKDSIDLAFIEVPLLTHSNMDMVSFLKEKNPGIEIFVLCDSKNWPGATSAIARGANSFLMKPATVEQLEDIAKKIQAQQQNNSTHQLMESQVLDSLLGDTPEMRKILKTVYKIAPTTSTVLITGESGSGKEFLANVIHRYSKRASSPFVAVNCGAIPENLIESELFGSKKGSYTGSTADKKGLFESANGGTLFLDEVGELSPATQVKLLRFLQSREIRRVGETEARYLDVRIVAATNRDLQQAMEQGNFREDLYYRLNTFHLHLPPLRERRVVIPTLVRYFVLKNQEATGKEIKELEPAAQYALSKYAYPGNIRELENIVEHAIVLSEDGVIRLEDLPESVQEEAREKTLAIAHQKSEAKEVAAIPLQPSNTSPKQESGRNKGESDEDESEILSLEEMERRHILHALSVCKNNKTEVCKRLGISRATLWRKLKELQIAVED